Part of the Intestinibacillus sp. Marseille-P6563 genome is shown below.
TTTTCTCTCAAATTTAAAGGGCTGGACCGCACAAAATAAAATCCAGACCGAAGATGAAGTGTTTAACAACCGGTTTCAGATTTATTCGGCCGATTCTCTAAACGCATTTTATATTTTGACGCCTCGCATGATGGAACAGATCACCAAATTCGCCGATGAGATCGGAGAACAGATCTGCATCACGTTTACCGGATCGATGATGTATGTCGCCATCCATCGCACTCGCAGCATGTTTGACGCCTACGTCGATCAGCCGATCCAGCAGCAGCAAGAGGATATCGATCAGGACGTAAAAATGCTCTGCCGGGCCGGGGACCTGTTGATTACAGAACTGAATCGCACTACATAAAAGGACCCGTGTTAAAAACTATACAAACCTCCTGTGCAGCATCATATAGCCGCACAGGAGGTTTTTTTTACAAAGAAACTTCCATCATACCATGGCACAAAACCCATTTCATACATCCGATGCCCGAATATACCGCGCACTTTCATGCAATTTCAGAGTAGAATAATACCTATAACCGCTTTTGTATGGAGGATAATCATGAACGGAACAATGTATGGCTATGTGCGAGTTTCTACCAAAGACCAAAACGAATCAAGACAATTGACTGCGATGCAGGAATTTGGAATCGCCAAAGAAAATGTGGTTATCGAAAAGCAATCGGGGAAAGATTTTCAGCGGCCTCACTACATCCAACTGGTCAACCGTATGCAAGCGGGCGATGTCCTGGTGATCAAAAGCATTGACCGACTGGGACGAAACTACACAGAAATTTTAGAGCAATGGGCCTATCTCACCCAAACGCGCAATCTGGCCATTGTTGTGCTGGATATCCCGCTGCTGGACACCCGGCAGGGACATGACCTGACTGGACAGTTAATCACCAATATTGTGCTTCAGCTTCTCAGTTATGTGGCGGAAACCGAACGCCAATATATCCGGCAGCGGCAAGCCGAAGGCATCCGGGATGCCCGAAAGCGCGGCACCCATCTGGGCCGAAAACAAATCATCATGCCGCCAGGATTTCGGGAGTTAGCCTATGCCTGGCAGCATGGTGAGATCTCCTCCCGCGCAGCGGCGAAGAAATTGGGTATTTCTTATCAGACCTTTTTGCGCAGGGCAAAAGAGTTATGTGCCCCTCCGGCACAATCCCAAGTAGAATAAAAAAAGAGAGTGGATTTCCACATGAGGGAAATCCACTCTCTTTTTATTTTGCAACGCAGCTGCATAACCAGCAGCCGGAGCGAAAAATTTGTTTCTAAAAGTGTACCTTTTGTAACAGCACCATGGATAGCACTTTCATTGTCGTTCAAAAAGTTTATCGGCTGTGGAGATGAAAAGTTAAGCGATTTTCCAAAAAAAAATCATTTAAAAAATTTGTTACAGAAAGTACACTTTTTGTCATTTATCAAACATTCATCCATGTTGGAACGATGCGAAAGGAGTCGCTATGCTTTCCTTACAAATCAAGTCCGGAGAATACATTACCATCGGCGAAAATGTTGTGATTCAGGTGTTTCAGCGTTCTGGTTCGCAGTTTCGGCTGGCGATTCAGGCTCCTAGGGAGCTTTCGATCGTACGTGGCGAAGTGCGGGAACGGCAAGGCAATGCCCGTCCGGAAAGCGTATGTGATCCTTCCAACGGCCCGATGGTGCGGCAGCAGGCCCGCCGCATGCAGCGCCTGGAGGCTCGTCAAAAAGCAGCTGCCATCCGCGCAGATGCGGTGCAGCAATTGCGTACCCTTCTCCATCAATCCGATGCTGGCGCCGCGATTGAGCTGGCCGTCGCTCTCCAACTGGAACGGTTAGAACAGTCCGAAATCCTGGCAACAGAGGGAGGTGCAACACGAGATGGCACAAACAAAAACCTGGAACACGACCATCAAAGTGCGCCTTGATCCCACACCGGCACAGGCAGCCTTTTTCGATGAAAATTTCAACTGCTGCCGCTACCTCTGGAACCAGATGTTGAGCGATCAAATCCGGTTCTATACCGAAACCGACGCACACTTTATCCCCACCCCCGCAAAATACAAGAAGGATGCTCCGTTTCTGAAAGAAGCGGATAGCAATGCTTTGGTTTCCGTGCATCAAAATCTTCATAAAGCGTTTCAGCGATTCTTTAGCAATCCTTCTCGCTACCGACACCCCACCTTTAAATCCAAAAAACGCTGCAAAAACAGTTATACAACATACTGTCAATATTATCGCTCCGGAAAGGGCACCAGCATTTATCTGACCAAGGACGGCATCCGGCTTCCTAAGGCGGGTCTTGTCAAAGCACGCTTGCATCGCAGGCCCCTGCATTGGTGGACTTTAAAAACAGCAACCATCAGCAAAACCTCGTCCGGCAAGTACTATTGCTCGCTGGTGTTTGCTTATACCACAAAGCCATCCCGGCAGATCCCCCCTACCCCCGAAACCACCTTGGGACTGAATTATTCATTGTCTCATTTTTATATCGACAGCAACGGCCACGCCGCCGATCCCCCACACTGGCTGGCGCGGTCGCAAGATAAGCTGCGCTATATGCAGCAGCAGCTTGCACGCATGCAGCCCGGCTCCCGGAATTACGAGCAGCAACTCTATAAAATCCAACGTTTGCACGAGCACATTTCCAACCAGAGAAAGGACTTCCTACACAAGGAGAGCAGGCGGATAGCCAACGCCTGGGACGCCGTGTGTGTGAAAGACACCAATCTGGTCAAAATGTCGCAGGCCATCAAGCTGGGACATGTAATGGATGCCGGTTACGGACGATTCCGCAGCTATTTGCAGTACAAGCTGGAACGTCTGGGCAAACCGTATATCGTGGTCGAAAAATATTTCCCTTCCACGAAAACGTGCCATCACTGCGGCAGTGTCAATGAGGCCCTCCCCGCAGGCGCCAAACGGTGGACCTGCCCGATCTGTGGTACAACGCTTGACCGTGCCAAAAATGCGGCGCAAAACCTGCGCGATCAGGGCCTTGTACAATATTCCGCTTCCCAGAGGCAGCGCGCTTCGGCCTGACTCTGTCATAGGACCGGTTGGGACACCGGTGTCTGCCCATGACACAAGGATGCGGAAGCGTTGATTGGGTCGAAAGAACGGGTTTCTTTCGACGCGATCAGCGTTTCCGTTCGGATGTGAAGTGGGAACAAAAGACGGCAACCTCCGCCATCCCCAGGAGCGCGCCCGAAGCCCGGCATGCCGGGCAGTCCCCGAGAATCCAACATTATATTTGTTTTCATCCGGCCGACGGGTCGGTTGAAATAGAGTTCATGCGTCCCATGATTTTGGGCAGTTCGGCCGAATGTCCGAAGTTCCATGACGCTTCCACGACCTGTGCTGGGGTAAATTGGATGGCCCCGTCACACTAATCAGATTTAGGAGGAACCTAATTATGCGTATTCAACACAACATCATGGCGATGAACGCCTACCGCAACTATTCTAACAATACCTCGGCTCTGTCCAAGAACCTGGAAAAGCTGTCTTCCGGTTATAAGATCAACCGCGCAGGCGACGATGCAGCAGGCCTTGCGATTTCGGAAAAGATGCGCGCGCAGATCACCGGTCTGGATAAAGCGCAGGATAATGCCAAGGACGGCATCTCGCTGGTACAGACTGCCGAAGGCGCGCTGACCGAAGTGCACGACATGCTCAACCGTATGGTCGAGCTGGCCAACCAGTCGGCAAACGGCACTTATGACGGCACTGACCGTGAACAGCTGCAGAAGGAAGTTGCTGAACTGAAGGACGAAATCGACCGTATTGCAGACTCTTCGAACTTTAACGGCATCAATCTGCTGGATGGTTCGCTGGGCGGTTATAAAATGACGCAGGCAACCGCTCTTGAAAACGGTATTCAGTCCATTACAGTTGCGGGCGGTAAGCTTGCTGCCGACGGTGCTTTCAGTGCTACGATCTCAGCAGATGGCAAAATTTCCATTACTGGCCCTGGTGCAGCAAGTGGCGTAACCTGGGAAGCCATCGGCACCGATACGCTTTCCGGTAAGAACGGCGGCAATATTACATTCCAGGCCAAGCTGGCCGGTACCGCCAGCCAGGATGTTGCTGACATCTATGAAGGCATGACCGTTACGGTTACGGTTGCTGAAGCCAAGGACGATGGCACTTATAGCACGACTGGCTTTACTGCAACCGCTGCTGGCGGTAACTCGCAGGGTCTGACGCTGCAAATTGGTGATACCAGCGCCAAATACAACCAGCTCAATGTTGCGATTCAGGATATGCATGTAAAGTCGCTCAACATTGAAGATATCAACATCGGTACGCAAGACGGCGCACAGGATGCGATCGCTAAAATTAAAAATGCGATCAATACGGTATCTAGCGTTCGTGGTACGCTGGGCGCAACGCAAAACCGTCTGGACCATACCATCAATAACCTGTCGGTGATGCAGGAAAACATTCAGGATGCAGAATCCTCGATCCGTGACACCGATGTAGCCGATGAAATGATGGCATATACCAAGAACAATATTCTCATTCAGTCCGCGCAGGCAATGCTGGCGCAGGCCAATCAGGTGCCGCAGGGCGTTCTGCAGCTTCTGCAGTAAGCCATATTTGGCGCTTTATACAAGGAGGGGGCGGGTTCGTCCCGCCCTGCCCTTTGATTCAAGGGTTGGAAAAGGGGCCCCAAAAGGGCTCCTTTTCCAGTTTTTGAATTCCTTTCAGCAAAGGAGAAATGAGTATGAAACAGCACAACGGCCCGTTGTTGTCCATCGGTATGATCGTGAAAAACGAAATGGACTGTTTGCAGCGGTGTTTGGAATCGTTGACTCCTTTACGGGAAGCCATTCCCTGTGAAGTAGTCATCGCCGATACCGGCTCCACCGATGGCACACGTGAACTTGCCGCACAGTATGCAGATATTTTGTTTGATTTTACTTGGTCCAATGATTTTTCAGCAGCCCGCAATGCCGTGATGGACCGTTGTACGGGTCAATGGTATCTTTCGTTGGATGCAGATGAATATTTGGATCAGGACTTACATCGATTGATCTCCTTTTTAAAACAGCCGCCCAGGCAGATATCGCTCGCTATGACGTATCTCCGCAACTATACCACTTATCAATCCACAGAAACTTATGGCGATATATTGGCCTGCCGTTTGGCACGTCTGGATACCGGTGTACGATATAGCGGCGCGATTCATGAATATTGGCCTCTGATTGAAACCATCCAAAGCTGCTATGTCATCGATCAGGTGCTGATCCATCATACCGGATACGCATATCCCTCGGAAAAGGCTCGCTTACAAAAATTAAAACGCAATATGCCGCTCCTGGAAGCAGAGTTGGCCAAAGCCCCCCATAGTCTGATGCGTGTACTGCAATGTCTGGAATCCTGCTATACGGAGGAACAGGGCATCCGATTTGCGCATATGGCGATGCAGTTGGTCGGTCAAGAGCTTGCTCAAAATACGCATGTAAAGGCTGCCGCCGTTCGAGCTGCCGTGCAAGTTGCGCTGAATTATGATCTGCCGGAATTTGAGTCTTGGGCTTGCGTTGCAGAAACCAAATTCCCGGATTCTATTTACACACGAGTCGATATCCCTCTGTATCGCGCGGCCTATGCGTATAATCACAAAGATTATGAAAAAGTTTTGCAGGCCTTGCCGGCCTACTGGGGTGGGATTCATCGGTATGATACCAAACAGTTTGATCCTTTGCCTCTATGTTACAGCGCGGTATATACGACTTCGGTCGATCGACGTGAAACCGCCAAAAAGATGCAAATCGAGTCCTATCGTCATTTGGAGCAATGGCTTCCCTTCATCAACGCACTGGAAGATCGTCTGAAAGAACAGATTACAGAACAAAACGTTTCGGAAATTTTGCGCATTATCGTATCTGCCTGGACACAAGTTGACCTCAGCGATCAGATGCTGCGCTTTTATCAAAAGCTTTCTCTGGATCGTACATCCCATCCCGATGTATGGGAAAAGTTTCAACAGGATGGACGTGCTTATTTAGTCGCACCTTCGGATGGCTCCTTTGCCCGTCCTGCTGCACTGTTTGCTCCGCTTGATTGTGACCTAGGACATGTCGCAACGATACTGGATACGAGCGATGCGGATGATGCGCAAGCCGCCGCCGAACAGATCGAAAACTGGTCCTTTGTTCCTGCACAGGCCATTGTGGATTATATGCGATTCTGTATCCCCTTCCCAGATGCCTTCTATCACACATCTTTGGAGCATCTGCACCACATATCGGATATTTTGCTTAAACAAAAGGACTTGGGACTGTCTTTGCAGCTACAAAAATGGCTGCAAAACACCCCTTCCCATGATCTGCCTCTGGAACGGGCCTGGCGCTATGATTTATGCATTTGTGCGCTGCATTCCATGGACTGGATCAGTCGAGAGGAAGAACAAAACCGCCGCAGTTTACTGCATCTATATTGTGATACATGCACTTCTTTTTTGCATTGGTATTACAACTGGCAGGTTTTGCAGCCGAATGTTGTTTTGGCTCTGCCCAGTGCACATCGTGCCGGCTGGCTTTTCACCGAACTATGGAGTTGCTGCAAAAAACAAGACTATGCTGAGAGTCTTCCCTTGCTGCGCACCATATTGCATACGTATCCGATTCTCAATGAAATGGTTCGATATTTGCTGACCGAAGTGGAACGGGTCGAACGGGCAGAGAAAACGAAAAAAGATTCCCCCGCCTTATGGGAGCTCGCCCATCAGGTTCGTGCAATTCTGTTGCAGTATCCACCGGAAGATTCGACGGTAACCGCTTTAAAGCAGAGTGATGTCTATCAAAAAGTATCGTATCTGATCGAAGATTTGGAAACTCCTGTCTGGGCAGATTCGCTGCAATAACGAGAAAGGAGCATCTTGCCGATGAAAGTTGTCATCCTGGCGGGCGGGCTTGGTACACGTATCAGTGAGGAAAGTCACTTGAAACCCAAGCCCATGATTGCAATTGGCGATCAGCCGATCCTTTGGCACATTATGAAGTATTACTCCTGTTTTGGATTTGAAGATTTTATCATCTGCTGCGGATATAAAGGTTATATCATCAAGGAATATTTTGCGGACTATTATCTGCACCGTTCGGATATTACCTTTGATTTTTCTGCGGAAAACCGTATGACGATCCATAGCAATGTCGCAGAACCCTGGCGTGTCACCGTGGTCGATACCGGACTCCATACGCAGACAGGGGCACGCATCAAGCGCATTCAAAAGTACATCGGGGATGAACCGTTCCTGCTCACCTATGGAGATGGCGTAAGCAATGTGGACCTACATGCACTGTTGAAGCTGCATGAGCACACCGGCAAGATCGTCACACTGACCGGCATCCAACCCGGCGGGCGATTTGGTGTGCTGGATTTGGACGAAGAAGCCAATACCGTGATTGGTTTCCGCGAAAAAGCGAAGGAAGACGGCGGTTGGATCAATGGTGGATTCATGGCAGCGCAGCCCAAATTATTTGATTATCTAAGCGCAGAGGAAGACTGTGTTCTGGAACGAACATCTTTTGAAACGTTAGCAAAAGAAGGAAAGCTGGGCATCTATAAGCACAACGATTTTTGGAGATGTATGGACACCCAGCGGGATAAAGGACATTTGGAGTCCTTGTGGAATGGAGGACACGCCCCATGGAAAATTTGGGAAGTATAACCGTTTCTGTAATGATGCTGACCTATAACCGGGAAAACATGATCCGTCGGGCCATCCGCAGTATCGAGCAGCAGACATTTCGGGATTTCGAATTCATCATCGTAGACAATGGCTCGACCGATCAAAGCGGTATGATTGCGGATGCCGCTGCTGTTCATGATCCGAGAATTCGAGTTATTCACCGGCAGCGAGGCAACATTGGGGCTGGGCGAAATACCGCACTGGATGCAGCCCGTGGTAAGTACCTGACCTTTATCGATGACGATGATTGGGCCGAACCCGATTTTTTGGATTTTTTAGTCCATCTCCTAGAGGAAACGCAAGCAGATATCGCCATCTGTGGGGCGGCAGACCGCATTTTCGATGAAAAAAAAGTCATGTCCGCAGAAGAATCTCTCATCGAACTGATGTGGCGAAAAAAATACAACGTAGCTTTCCCTACGAAGTTGTTTCGCAGAGAATTGATGGACCATCTCCGCTTTCCATCCGACGGAAAATATGACGATATTGCTCTGATGTACAAACTCCTGGCCAATGCCCAAAAAGTAGCTTATCACGGACTACCCAAGTATACATTCTATCGGCACCCGGGAAATCATTCCGCATGGACAACCGACAACCGCCTTTTAACCCCCGAAATTTTGGAAGAGTATCGATGCGCTTATCGGACCCGAACGGTCTGGCTCAGCGAACGATTCCCCAAAAGTGCAAAAGCGTTTCAATACTTCGAATGGTCATTTATGATTTCCATGATCGAAAAGATCACACGGCTGGGGCTCACCGATTGCGAAACGCAGCGCGCCGCCATGATGCGGGAATTGCAGGCACATCGAACCGAATTCTTGGCTTGCCCAGAAATCCTGGACTTTGAACGCACATGGATGAAACAGTATGTATAAAGCGCAACAAAAAGGAGGAGCAGCATTGAGTAAGCGCTATCTGCTATATGGACATGGTGGTGCATACAATCATGGCGCCGAGGCCATTACACGCTGTACCATCCATTTGCTTCGTCAGCTCTCCCCGGCGTGTCAGATTGCACTTTCCACACATTTCCCGGAGCAAGATCAGGAATTTGGCTTGCTGCCCGATACATTTATCACCCGTAATGTCCATGGTACCACCAATGACGAAGTCTATCGTGCCACCCTAGATGCCATTACATCAGAAACCATTGCCATCCATGTGGGAGGTGACAATTACTGCTATCAAAACTGGCAACGCTACGCACTCATTTCCGATGCCGTCAAAGCGCGCGGCGGCACAAGTATTTTATGGGGCTGTTCTGTGACACCTGAGACTCTGGATGCCGATCGATTGCGCGCCCTTCAGGCGCATGACCTGATTTTAGCCCGCGAAGGATTGACTTTTCAAGCCCTCACGGCATACGGGCTGAAAAATGTACGGAAAGTCTGCGATATCGCCTTTACTTTACCAGCTGAACCGGCCAACTTTTCTGCCAAACGACCCTATATCGTTCTCAATCTGAGTCCTCTTGTCTGCCGCGAAAATGCTGCGGTTTTGCCAGCGATGCAGTCATTGCTCCGCATGATTTTGCAGACGACCGATTTGGATGTGGTATTGCTGCCGCATGTGACCATGCCGACCGATAATGACTTAGAAGCGTTACATGCAATGCATTCGATATCCTCTCACCGGGTAATCCAATTACCAGGGAATTGGCGCGCCGCACAATATAAGGATGTCATCCGTCAGGCAGATTTTTGTATTGCAGCTCGTACCCATGCGTGTATTGCTGCATATTCCAGCTGTGTTCCTTGCTTGGCGATCGGATATTCGACGAAAGCCCATGGAATCGCCCATGATTTAGACATGTCCGACTATGTTGTGGATTGTGCAGATTCTTTCTTTGCGGATAAAATTTCATCCGCTTTTCGAGATCTTCTGACCTCTGGCTCTGCACTGCGCAAAAAGCTGGAGGAACAGATCCCTGCCTATCAATCTTTGGCTGTCACGCAGGAGATGATGCCATATCTATGAGTGAAATTCTAAAAACACAGACTCCCCCGTATCGTTTGAGCGATGGTACGGGGAAGCTGCATTGCCAGGGCCGCGTTTGTATCGATGCCTCCCCCTCTGCCACCCTTCAATTGCACGAGGACTTTTTCCTTGGATGGAATCTGCGGAATGGTTCCAATGCCGAAACATATCTCAAACTGCATGATGGAGCAGTTTTAACAGTCCATCATACATTCAAGGCTTTTTTTGCTTCCAGCATCGAACTCTTTGCAAACGCTCATTTAGAGCTTGGGAACAGCTATATCAATTCGGGCAGCGTGATCTCCTGCAAAAAGCATATTGTCATTGGAGATGGCGTCGCTATCGCACGCAATGTAGCGATCTATGACAGCGATATGCATATGCTGATCGACCCATCTGGAAATCAAACAAACTCCGATGCACCCATTGTGATTGAAGACCATGTTTGGATTGGCTTCGGCGCAATCATCTTAAAAGGCGTGACCTTGGGCACCGGCTGTGTCATCGGTGCTGGGGCGGTCGTAACTCATGACATCCCTCCGTACTGTATCGCTGTTGGCAATCCGGCGAAGGTAATTTGTGAGGAAGCACAATGGAAATAATCACAGAACGAACCCTCTGTACCGGCTGCGGCATCTGCGCGACCGTCTGTCCAACCGGCAGCATTGCAATGCAGGCAGACCAAAAAGGATTTCTCTATCCATATATCCATGCAACAACCTGCTGCCAATGCGGTAAATGTACGCATGTTTGTCCTGTCCTGCATGCCGCATCGGTCTGGCAAACGCAAAGCAACGCCCCCAAGGTCTATGCCGCATGGTCCAGCAATCAAGACTTGCGGTATGTCAGTACGTCTGGAGGGATTTTCTCCGAACTGGCACAGGATGTCCTGCGCAACGGCGGCTATGTGGCGGGCGCTCGATACGATACCGACTTTTTGGTCGAACATGTGTTGATTGACCATATTCGCGATTTACCCTTATTGCAGCAATCCAAATACACCCAAAGTCGCAGCGGTTCGATTTATCTTGAAGTAGAAGAAAAATTGCAGGAAGGCCGGCAGGTGCTTTTCGTTGGCACACCTTGTCAATGTGCAGCGCTTCAGCGTGGCCTGCGTAAAGAGTACAGGCAGCTGCTGCTATGTGATTTTATTTGCCGGGGTGTTAATGCACCTGTCGCTTATTTAGCCTACCTTCACGGCTTGGAAGAACAATATTGTAGTAAGATTGCTCGTGTTTGGTTCAAGAACAAGAAAAACGGATGGACGCAATTCGGGACAAGGATCGATTTCGAAAATGGACAGACCTATTTTGGAGATCGTTATACCGATGATTTTATGTATGGCTTTATCCGAAAAAACTTAAACCTGTATTTACGGCCCAGCTGCACACAATGCAGCTTCAAGGGAATTGGTCGTCCGACCGACCTCACATTGGGCGATTTTTGGGGTATGTCATCCCAAAGTGGTCCCGATCTTGGGGTTTCGATCGTATTGGTCCATACGAAAAAGGGACAGCAGGCATT
Proteins encoded:
- a CDS encoding recombinase family protein, with translation MNGTMYGYVRVSTKDQNESRQLTAMQEFGIAKENVVIEKQSGKDFQRPHYIQLVNRMQAGDVLVIKSIDRLGRNYTEILEQWAYLTQTRNLAIVVLDIPLLDTRQGHDLTGQLITNIVLQLLSYVAETERQYIRQRQAEGIRDARKRGTHLGRKQIIMPPGFRELAYAWQHGEISSRAAAKKLGISYQTFLRRAKELCAPPAQSQVE
- a CDS encoding carbon storage regulator, which codes for MLSLQIKSGEYITIGENVVIQVFQRSGSQFRLAIQAPRELSIVRGEVRERQGNARPESVCDPSNGPMVRQQARRMQRLEARQKAAAIRADAVQQLRTLLHQSDAGAAIELAVALQLERLEQSEILATEGGATRDGTNKNLEHDHQSAP
- a CDS encoding RNA-guided endonuclease InsQ/TnpB family protein; this translates as MAQTKTWNTTIKVRLDPTPAQAAFFDENFNCCRYLWNQMLSDQIRFYTETDAHFIPTPAKYKKDAPFLKEADSNALVSVHQNLHKAFQRFFSNPSRYRHPTFKSKKRCKNSYTTYCQYYRSGKGTSIYLTKDGIRLPKAGLVKARLHRRPLHWWTLKTATISKTSSGKYYCSLVFAYTTKPSRQIPPTPETTLGLNYSLSHFYIDSNGHAADPPHWLARSQDKLRYMQQQLARMQPGSRNYEQQLYKIQRLHEHISNQRKDFLHKESRRIANAWDAVCVKDTNLVKMSQAIKLGHVMDAGYGRFRSYLQYKLERLGKPYIVVEKYFPSTKTCHHCGSVNEALPAGAKRWTCPICGTTLDRAKNAAQNLRDQGLVQYSASQRQRASA
- a CDS encoding flagellin N-terminal helical domain-containing protein; the encoded protein is MRIQHNIMAMNAYRNYSNNTSALSKNLEKLSSGYKINRAGDDAAGLAISEKMRAQITGLDKAQDNAKDGISLVQTAEGALTEVHDMLNRMVELANQSANGTYDGTDREQLQKEVAELKDEIDRIADSSNFNGINLLDGSLGGYKMTQATALENGIQSITVAGGKLAADGAFSATISADGKISITGPGAASGVTWEAIGTDTLSGKNGGNITFQAKLAGTASQDVADIYEGMTVTVTVAEAKDDGTYSTTGFTATAAGGNSQGLTLQIGDTSAKYNQLNVAIQDMHVKSLNIEDINIGTQDGAQDAIAKIKNAINTVSSVRGTLGATQNRLDHTINNLSVMQENIQDAESSIRDTDVADEMMAYTKNNILIQSAQAMLAQANQVPQGVLQLLQ
- a CDS encoding glycosyltransferase, with the protein product MKQHNGPLLSIGMIVKNEMDCLQRCLESLTPLREAIPCEVVIADTGSTDGTRELAAQYADILFDFTWSNDFSAARNAVMDRCTGQWYLSLDADEYLDQDLHRLISFLKQPPRQISLAMTYLRNYTTYQSTETYGDILACRLARLDTGVRYSGAIHEYWPLIETIQSCYVIDQVLIHHTGYAYPSEKARLQKLKRNMPLLEAELAKAPHSLMRVLQCLESCYTEEQGIRFAHMAMQLVGQELAQNTHVKAAAVRAAVQVALNYDLPEFESWACVAETKFPDSIYTRVDIPLYRAAYAYNHKDYEKVLQALPAYWGGIHRYDTKQFDPLPLCYSAVYTTSVDRRETAKKMQIESYRHLEQWLPFINALEDRLKEQITEQNVSEILRIIVSAWTQVDLSDQMLRFYQKLSLDRTSHPDVWEKFQQDGRAYLVAPSDGSFARPAALFAPLDCDLGHVATILDTSDADDAQAAAEQIENWSFVPAQAIVDYMRFCIPFPDAFYHTSLEHLHHISDILLKQKDLGLSLQLQKWLQNTPSHDLPLERAWRYDLCICALHSMDWISREEEQNRRSLLHLYCDTCTSFLHWYYNWQVLQPNVVLALPSAHRAGWLFTELWSCCKKQDYAESLPLLRTILHTYPILNEMVRYLLTEVERVERAEKTKKDSPALWELAHQVRAILLQYPPEDSTVTALKQSDVYQKVSYLIEDLETPVWADSLQ
- the rfbF gene encoding glucose-1-phosphate cytidylyltransferase, encoding MKVVILAGGLGTRISEESHLKPKPMIAIGDQPILWHIMKYYSCFGFEDFIICCGYKGYIIKEYFADYYLHRSDITFDFSAENRMTIHSNVAEPWRVTVVDTGLHTQTGARIKRIQKYIGDEPFLLTYGDGVSNVDLHALLKLHEHTGKIVTLTGIQPGGRFGVLDLDEEANTVIGFREKAKEDGGWINGGFMAAQPKLFDYLSAEEDCVLERTSFETLAKEGKLGIYKHNDFWRCMDTQRDKGHLESLWNGGHAPWKIWEV
- a CDS encoding glycosyltransferase family 2 protein: MENLGSITVSVMMLTYNRENMIRRAIRSIEQQTFRDFEFIIVDNGSTDQSGMIADAAAVHDPRIRVIHRQRGNIGAGRNTALDAARGKYLTFIDDDDWAEPDFLDFLVHLLEETQADIAICGAADRIFDEKKVMSAEESLIELMWRKKYNVAFPTKLFRRELMDHLRFPSDGKYDDIALMYKLLANAQKVAYHGLPKYTFYRHPGNHSAWTTDNRLLTPEILEEYRCAYRTRTVWLSERFPKSAKAFQYFEWSFMISMIEKITRLGLTDCETQRAAMMRELQAHRTEFLACPEILDFERTWMKQYV
- a CDS encoding polysaccharide pyruvyl transferase family protein; translated protein: MYKAQQKGGAALSKRYLLYGHGGAYNHGAEAITRCTIHLLRQLSPACQIALSTHFPEQDQEFGLLPDTFITRNVHGTTNDEVYRATLDAITSETIAIHVGGDNYCYQNWQRYALISDAVKARGGTSILWGCSVTPETLDADRLRALQAHDLILAREGLTFQALTAYGLKNVRKVCDIAFTLPAEPANFSAKRPYIVLNLSPLVCRENAAVLPAMQSLLRMILQTTDLDVVLLPHVTMPTDNDLEALHAMHSISSHRVIQLPGNWRAAQYKDVIRQADFCIAARTHACIAAYSSCVPCLAIGYSTKAHGIAHDLDMSDYVVDCADSFFADKISSAFRDLLTSGSALRKKLEEQIPAYQSLAVTQEMMPYL
- a CDS encoding acyltransferase; the encoded protein is MSEILKTQTPPYRLSDGTGKLHCQGRVCIDASPSATLQLHEDFFLGWNLRNGSNAETYLKLHDGAVLTVHHTFKAFFASSIELFANAHLELGNSYINSGSVISCKKHIVIGDGVAIARNVAIYDSDMHMLIDPSGNQTNSDAPIVIEDHVWIGFGAIILKGVTLGTGCVIGAGAVVTHDIPPYCIAVGNPAKVICEEAQWK
- a CDS encoding Coenzyme F420 hydrogenase/dehydrogenase, beta subunit C-terminal domain, which gives rise to MEIITERTLCTGCGICATVCPTGSIAMQADQKGFLYPYIHATTCCQCGKCTHVCPVLHAASVWQTQSNAPKVYAAWSSNQDLRYVSTSGGIFSELAQDVLRNGGYVAGARYDTDFLVEHVLIDHIRDLPLLQQSKYTQSRSGSIYLEVEEKLQEGRQVLFVGTPCQCAALQRGLRKEYRQLLLCDFICRGVNAPVAYLAYLHGLEEQYCSKIARVWFKNKKNGWTQFGTRIDFENGQTYFGDRYTDDFMYGFIRKNLNLYLRPSCTQCSFKGIGRPTDLTLGDFWGMSSQSGPDLGVSIVLVHTKKGQQAFSGLSGIVREEKNISDALSSNACLEGCVSPSAESAYFWQQVQQGVPFHEIMQKVKNNPLRKDKRNE